The following are encoded together in the Capsulimonas corticalis genome:
- a CDS encoding phosphatidate cytidylyltransferase: MIHAAAKPSRPMLVRIGTGIVGALLYSIMIFLGDGLPFAAGVAVFAVLGVDEFYRAVRTQGADPNKVLGFLACIVFQYAAWTHGGAAFASYLPAVLMLMVMANLITEMVKRQPRPIISVGSTLLGAVYVGWLFSYLTLLRSTNANILTPPIHGTTTAEWLVVFVTATTWLSDAGALFAGRALGRNKLAPEISPAKTVEGSIGGLIASGLGGVVLSLWLHLPMGHAIILGVLCGFAGQIGDLCESLLKRELSIKDFGHWIPGHGGVLDRIDSLLFSAPLAFYYIQFFLINKH, from the coding sequence ATGATACACGCAGCCGCAAAGCCCTCTCGTCCCATGCTGGTGCGGATCGGCACCGGGATCGTCGGCGCCCTTTTGTACAGCATCATGATCTTCCTCGGCGACGGCCTGCCGTTCGCCGCGGGCGTCGCCGTCTTCGCCGTGCTTGGGGTGGACGAGTTTTACCGAGCCGTCCGGACTCAGGGCGCCGATCCCAACAAAGTTCTCGGATTCCTCGCCTGTATCGTATTTCAATACGCGGCCTGGACGCATGGGGGCGCGGCGTTTGCCTCGTACCTTCCCGCCGTCCTGATGCTGATGGTGATGGCGAACTTGATCACGGAGATGGTGAAGCGCCAGCCGCGCCCGATCATCAGTGTCGGATCGACGCTGCTGGGCGCCGTCTATGTCGGCTGGCTCTTTTCCTACCTCACGCTGCTGCGCAGCACCAACGCCAATATCCTGACGCCGCCGATCCACGGCACCACAACGGCCGAATGGCTGGTGGTGTTCGTGACCGCGACGACCTGGCTTTCCGACGCCGGCGCGCTCTTTGCGGGCCGGGCACTGGGCCGCAACAAACTAGCGCCGGAGATCAGCCCCGCCAAAACGGTGGAGGGCAGCATCGGCGGCTTGATCGCGTCGGGCCTGGGCGGCGTTGTCCTCAGCTTATGGCTGCATCTGCCGATGGGACACGCCATTATCCTGGGCGTCCTCTGCGGCTTCGCCGGGCAGATCGGCGACCTTTGCGAATCCCTGCTCAAGCGCGAGCTGAGCATCAAGGACTTCGGGCACTGGATTCCCGGCCACGGGGGGGTTCTGGACCGCATCGACAGCCTGCTCTTTTCGGCGCCGCTGGCGTTCTATTACATCCAGTTCTTCCTGATCAACAAGCATTAG